Proteins encoded by one window of Deinococcus radiodurans R1 = ATCC 13939 = DSM 20539:
- the nrdR gene encoding transcriptional regulator NrdR, whose protein sequence is MKCPYCSSPDSRVINSRPSDDGASIRRRRECLTCTRRFTTYERAQLEPLMVVKRSGVREAFNPDKLLRGLALASEKRPVEEAALRTFAYSFEDEVQGGEIPTEEIGRRAMTFLRPLDDVAYIRFASVYRDFDSLERFIEEIRGLKGHEDEAPKSDPA, encoded by the coding sequence GTGAAGTGTCCCTACTGTTCCTCGCCCGATTCGCGGGTCATCAATTCTCGTCCCAGCGACGACGGAGCCAGCATCCGGCGCCGCCGCGAGTGCCTGACCTGCACCCGGCGCTTCACCACCTACGAGCGGGCGCAGCTCGAACCGCTGATGGTCGTCAAGCGCAGCGGCGTGCGCGAGGCCTTCAACCCCGACAAGCTGCTGCGCGGCCTGGCGCTCGCCAGCGAGAAACGTCCGGTGGAGGAGGCGGCGCTACGGACTTTCGCCTACAGCTTCGAAGACGAGGTGCAGGGCGGCGAAATTCCCACCGAGGAAATCGGGCGCCGCGCCATGACTTTTCTACGACCCCTCGACGACGTGGCCTACATCCGCTTTGCCAGTGTCTACCGCGACTTCGACAGTCTGGAACGCTTTATCGAGGAGATTCGCGGCCTCAAGGGGCATGAGGACGAGGCGCCGAAGAGCGACCCTGCCTGA
- a CDS encoding SDR family NAD(P)-dependent oxidoreductase: MTSSAGGAFSPSPAQRGLLTNQVIAVTSADQGYGRPIGTALAHAGASVILVGTAPENLAAIASGIEQQGGQVIPLAADVSVPLDCISALGRILDIYGELHGVVHLADKRAYSTFQDLSENEWMDLFGANVKSTVALTQVLRRRHPQTWLTIVGPHRDEAGLQVQPQRGAIRSLVEHAGQEDMRLNLLLPSRASSGDDRLDQPLTDAVLALAMPSLGHLGGNVLEVPLPPLPRAGQARSDQVRAEQIRSGQVDRQP, from the coding sequence ATGACGTCTTCCGCTGGCGGCGCGTTTTCGCCTTCCCCGGCCCAGCGCGGCCTGCTCACCAATCAGGTGATTGCCGTGACCAGCGCCGATCAGGGCTACGGGCGGCCCATCGGCACCGCGCTGGCCCACGCGGGCGCCAGCGTGATTCTGGTGGGCACCGCGCCCGAAAACCTCGCCGCCATCGCCAGCGGCATCGAGCAGCAGGGCGGGCAGGTCATTCCGCTTGCCGCCGACGTGTCGGTGCCGCTCGACTGCATCAGCGCGCTCGGGCGCATTCTCGACATCTACGGCGAACTGCACGGCGTGGTGCACCTCGCGGACAAGCGGGCCTACTCCACCTTTCAGGACCTCAGCGAAAACGAGTGGATGGACCTGTTCGGCGCCAACGTCAAGAGCACCGTTGCCTTGACCCAGGTGCTGCGCCGCCGCCACCCCCAGACCTGGCTGACCATCGTGGGGCCGCACCGCGACGAGGCGGGCTTGCAGGTGCAGCCCCAGCGCGGGGCGATTCGCTCGCTGGTCGAGCACGCAGGGCAGGAAGACATGCGCCTGAACCTGCTGCTGCCTTCGCGGGCGAGCAGCGGCGACGACCGGCTCGACCAGCCGCTGACCGACGCGGTGCTGGCCCTGGCGATGCCGTCGCTCGGGCACCTCGGCGGCAACGTGCTCGAGGTGCCGCTGCCCCCGTTGCCCCGCGCAGGCCAGGCCCGTTCTGACCAAGTCCGCGCCGAGCAGATCCGTTCCGGGCAGGTGGACCGCCAGCCGTGA
- a CDS encoding glycosyltransferase produces MKPLSLLYHVLTGAFLGYKALMLVNNAVAFPRLRPQPPLPDVRVSLLVPARDEAANLRRNLPGLLAQGAAEVLVLDDGSVDDTAQVARSLGARVLTGEPLPPGWVGKPWACQQLARAASGDVLVFTDADVSWHPGALGAVTAQWQRAGADLLSVWPRQRNVTPGERLLTPLAELPLLLLFPLPLLLFPIPSASAANGQVMVFRRSFYWSLGGHAAVRGDVLEDVQFAYRVREAGGRLSLALGQDCIGVRMYRSYPDSVAGFGKNLLAVHGGRRGRLALSFALVFAIYTAPWLWPLPGARWLRLASVAERPLTNFLAGRRRPADLAEGLLGPLTPLLMLPVYRRALRRQVAWKGREYRQ; encoded by the coding sequence ATGAAGCCCCTCTCGCTGCTCTACCACGTCCTGACCGGCGCTTTTCTCGGCTACAAGGCCCTGATGCTGGTCAACAACGCTGTGGCTTTTCCCCGCCTGCGCCCGCAGCCGCCGCTGCCGGACGTGCGCGTTTCGCTGCTCGTACCCGCGCGCGACGAGGCCGCCAACCTGCGGCGCAACCTGCCCGGTCTGCTTGCTCAGGGCGCGGCGGAGGTGCTCGTCCTCGACGACGGCTCGGTTGACGACACCGCGCAGGTCGCCCGCAGCCTCGGCGCCCGCGTGCTGACCGGCGAGCCATTGCCGCCCGGCTGGGTGGGCAAGCCCTGGGCCTGTCAGCAACTCGCGCGGGCGGCGAGCGGCGACGTGCTTGTGTTCACCGACGCCGACGTGAGCTGGCACCCCGGTGCGCTGGGCGCGGTGACGGCGCAGTGGCAACGCGCGGGCGCCGACCTGCTCAGCGTGTGGCCGCGCCAGCGCAACGTGACCCCCGGCGAGCGGCTGCTGACCCCGCTGGCCGAGCTGCCGCTGCTGCTGCTCTTTCCGCTGCCGCTGCTGCTTTTTCCCATTCCGTCGGCGAGCGCGGCCAACGGGCAGGTCATGGTCTTCCGGCGCTCCTTTTACTGGTCGCTCGGCGGGCACGCGGCGGTGCGCGGCGACGTGCTCGAGGACGTGCAGTTTGCCTACCGGGTCCGTGAGGCGGGCGGGCGGCTCTCGCTCGCGCTCGGTCAGGACTGTATCGGGGTGCGGATGTACCGCTCTTACCCCGACTCGGTGGCCGGCTTCGGCAAGAATCTGCTCGCGGTGCACGGGGGACGGCGGGGGCGGCTGGCGCTGAGCTTCGCGCTGGTGTTCGCCATCTACACGGCGCCCTGGCTGTGGCCGCTGCCGGGGGCGCGCTGGCTGCGGCTGGCGAGTGTGGCCGAGCGCCCGCTGACCAACTTTCTCGCCGGACGCCGCCGCCCCGCCGACCTCGCCGAGGGGCTGCTGGGGCCGCTCACGCCACTGCTGATGCTGCCGGTGTACCGCCGGGCGCTGCGGCGGCAGGTGGCGTGGAAAGGCCGCGAGTACCGGCAGTAG
- a CDS encoding 1-acyl-sn-glycerol-3-phosphate acyltransferase — translation MPVEGDWTGPLVRLSIRRSLRAELAGVYVTGPLPPGGAVLAPNHQSWWDGYLLGELAWQCGADLRVMMTERQLGRFPFLRRVGAIGTGEVRAAVRHARRGGWTVLFPEGALQPPGPLGALHPGAAWVARQAGVPLIPVGLRVLVRGAQKPEAFVRFAPPMPPADLAGALRAAVARLDADLHAADPDLPPAGYLRWVRGASSVHDRPGLPTRLLARLTTLQGASLPAPKGPLR, via the coding sequence GTGCCAGTTGAGGGCGACTGGACCGGCCCCCTGGTGCGCCTGAGCATTCGCCGCAGCCTGCGCGCCGAGCTCGCCGGGGTCTACGTGACCGGGCCTTTGCCGCCCGGCGGCGCGGTGCTCGCCCCCAACCACCAGTCGTGGTGGGACGGCTACCTGCTCGGCGAACTCGCCTGGCAGTGCGGCGCGGACCTCCGGGTGATGATGACCGAGCGGCAACTCGGGCGCTTTCCCTTTCTGCGGCGGGTGGGGGCCATCGGCACCGGGGAGGTCCGCGCCGCCGTGCGCCACGCCCGGCGCGGCGGCTGGACGGTTCTCTTTCCCGAGGGCGCCCTGCAACCGCCCGGCCCGCTCGGCGCGCTGCACCCCGGCGCGGCGTGGGTGGCCCGGCAAGCAGGCGTGCCCCTGATTCCCGTCGGGCTGCGGGTGCTGGTGCGGGGAGCGCAGAAGCCCGAAGCCTTCGTGCGGTTCGCGCCGCCGATGCCGCCCGCCGACCTGGCCGGAGCCCTCCGTGCTGCCGTCGCCCGGCTGGACGCCGACCTGCACGCCGCCGACCCTGATTTGCCGCCCGCCGGATACCTGCGCTGGGTGCGCGGCGCGAGCAGCGTGCACGACCGGCCCGGCCTGCCCACGCGGCTGCTCGCCCGGCTGACGACTTTGCAGGGCGCTTCACTCCCCGCACCGAAAGGCCCGCTCCGATGA
- the cruF gene encoding carotenoid 1,2-hydratase CruF, translating to MISPPLLRWGLAAAGLGLAFLGALLALAEQSAGWALIALGLPLSGVFALAGDALGSAFGATLRRRWQRLLAETPPWLGWLALSVALKIPVPLWPQGFALLGLLSTGALFVAGLSYAAQRAGWGQAAQLAALACLAGLGVELLGSRTGVPFGQYSYATAPAPTVLTVPLIVPLGWFAFTLAGLQLAGGRPWLAGLLITCWDVGLEPLMTAQNYWRWSDPHPLWAGAPVQNFLGWWAVGTAIAWGMKRLAPGLFDAKEKQKAEGLSPSFSLAYFTEAFFLPGGLVLVGRLAEAGVTLAVMGLGALLARGVRRAS from the coding sequence TTGATCTCGCCCCCCCTCCTGCGCTGGGGGCTGGCCGCCGCTGGCCTCGGCCTCGCCTTTCTGGGGGCGCTGCTGGCGCTGGCCGAGCAGTCCGCAGGCTGGGCTCTGATTGCGCTGGGGCTGCCGCTCTCCGGGGTGTTTGCGCTGGCGGGGGACGCGCTGGGGTCAGCGTTCGGGGCCACCCTGCGGCGGCGCTGGCAACGGCTGCTCGCTGAGACGCCGCCGTGGTTGGGGTGGCTCGCGCTCTCCGTGGCCCTCAAGATTCCGGTGCCGCTGTGGCCGCAGGGGTTTGCGCTGCTGGGGCTGCTCAGCACCGGGGCGCTGTTCGTCGCCGGACTGAGCTACGCCGCGCAGCGGGCGGGCTGGGGCCAGGCCGCGCAGCTCGCCGCCCTCGCCTGCCTCGCCGGGCTGGGCGTGGAACTGCTCGGCAGCCGGACGGGGGTTCCTTTTGGGCAGTACTCCTACGCCACCGCCCCCGCGCCCACCGTGCTCACGGTGCCGCTTATCGTGCCGCTGGGCTGGTTCGCCTTTACCCTCGCCGGGCTGCAACTCGCGGGCGGGCGCCCCTGGCTGGCGGGGCTGCTCATCACGTGCTGGGACGTGGGCCTCGAACCGCTGATGACGGCGCAGAACTACTGGCGCTGGAGCGACCCCCACCCGCTGTGGGCCGGGGCGCCGGTGCAGAACTTTCTCGGCTGGTGGGCGGTGGGCACGGCGATTGCCTGGGGCATGAAGCGTCTGGCGCCGGGGCTTTTTGATGCCAAAGAGAAGCAGAAGGCTGAGGGCTTATCGCCGTCCTTCTCGCTCGCCTACTTCACCGAGGCTTTTTTTCTGCCGGGCGGGCTGGTGCTGGTGGGGCGGCTGGCGGAAGCGGGGGTCACACTCGCCGTGATGGGGCTGGGAGCGCTGCTCGCGCGCGGGGTGCGGCGTGCCAGTTGA
- a CDS encoding NUDIX domain-containing protein → MKRTGAGIAVRRGAAVLLVRRRDDGQWDVPGGGSEGAEAIEETTPRELREETELTVGEMRILGMWPPSALPGDVSETTAQYFAALHSQEPG, encoded by the coding sequence ATGAAACGAACCGGGGCCGGAATCGCCGTGCGGCGCGGGGCCGCAGTGCTGCTGGTTCGGCGCCGCGACGACGGCCAGTGGGACGTGCCGGGGGGCGGAAGTGAAGGCGCCGAAGCCATTGAGGAAACCACCCCCCGCGAACTGCGCGAGGAAACTGAGCTGACGGTGGGCGAGATGCGGATCCTGGGCATGTGGCCGCCGAGCGCCCTGCCGGGGGACGTTTCGGAGACGACCGCCCAGTATTTTGCCGCCCTGCACTCGCAGGAGCCGGGTTGA